The following are encoded in a window of Carya illinoinensis cultivar Pawnee chromosome 15, C.illinoinensisPawnee_v1, whole genome shotgun sequence genomic DNA:
- the LOC122296939 gene encoding uncharacterized protein LOC122296939 → MKVLAWNARGLGNPRGIRHLCALTKREAPDVLFLQETWLSVRDAENCKFKLGFSNCLAVCSNGRKGGLDLYWGKEVALSIVNFSSIHIDAEISDDNVVGGRWFLTALYGVPETHLRHRTWSLLRSIRRSRGEAWLVMGDLNETMFHHEKQGGNPKPEVQLSAFRDVVEECELRDLGFNGYKFTWSNMREGSACINERVDRFLANSTWWNSYLNAKVVHGFAAYSDHLPIWLELEGDTNFLHRKKKLFRFEEMWVGNLDCEAIIKDTWQMGNVYS, encoded by the coding sequence ATGAAAGTCCTTGCTTGGAATgctcgtgggcttgggaacccacgaggCATTCGCCACCTCTGCGCTTTGACAAAGAGGGAAGCTCCCGACGTTCTTTTCCTTCAAGAGACCTGGCTTAGTGTTCGAGATGCTGAAAACTGTAAGTTTAAACTTGGTTTTTCTAATTGTTTAGCAGTATGTTCAAATGGTAGAAAAGGGGGTCTTGATCTATATTGGGGGAAAGAAGTAGCACTTTCTAttgttaatttttcttcaattcacATAGATGCTGAAATTAGTGATGACAATGTAGTTGGAGGGCGTTGGTTTTTAACAGCTTTGTATGGGGTTCCCGAAACCCATTTACGGCATAGAACCTGGTCTCTCCTTAGGAGTATTAGACGCTCACGTGGGGAGGCATGGTTAGTCATGGGTGATCTGAATGAAACGATGTTCCATCATGAGAAACAGGGGGGGAATCCTAAACCGGAAGTTCAGTTATCTGCTTTCCGAGATGTTGTTGAGGAGTGTGAGTTGCGTGACTTGGGGTTCAATGGGTATAAATTTACGTGGTCAAATATGAGGGAAGGTTCTGCTTGTATCAATGAACGTGTGGATAGGTTTCTTGCCAATTCCACTTGGTGGAATTCTTATCTGAATGCGAAGGTGGTTCATGGCTTTGCGGCTTATTCTGACCATCTTCCGATTTGGTTGGAATTGGAGGGTGATACAAATTTTCTTcatagaaagaaaaaactatTTCGGTTTGAGGAAATGTGGGTTGGAAATCTAGATTGTGAAGCTATCATTAAGGATACATGGCAAATGGGTAATGTTTATTCATGA